One Acidobacteriota bacterium DNA segment encodes these proteins:
- the fabZ gene encoding 3-hydroxyacyl-ACP dehydratase FabZ codes for MADTSKTAVAEPPADTAGKPVLDIVEIMRLLPHRYPFLLIDRVIEMTPRERIVALKNVTVNEPYFQGHFPGFPIMPGVLIVEAIAQAGGALLLTALADRDKLMLFTGIERAKFRKPVVPGDQLRIEVEVLAWRTTAAKMQGKAFVGEKLACEAVITCQLVQNPGKAAKS; via the coding sequence ATGGCTGACACGTCAAAGACCGCAGTAGCCGAACCGCCAGCCGACACTGCCGGCAAGCCCGTCCTCGACATCGTCGAGATCATGCGCCTGCTGCCGCACCGCTATCCCTTCCTGCTTATCGACCGCGTGATCGAGATGACGCCCCGCGAGCGCATCGTCGCGCTCAAGAACGTCACCGTGAACGAACCCTACTTCCAGGGACACTTTCCCGGCTTTCCCATCATGCCCGGCGTGCTCATCGTGGAAGCCATCGCGCAGGCAGGCGGCGCGCTGCTGCTCACCGCTCTTGCCGACCGCGACAAGCTGATGTTGTTCACCGGCATCGAGCGCGCCAAGTTCCGCAAGCCGGTCGTTCCCGGTGACCAGCTCCGCATCGAGGTGGAGGTGCTCGCTTGGCGGACGACCGCGGCGAAGATGCAAGGCAAGGCGTTTGTCGGCGAGAAGCTGGCGTGCGAAGCGGTGATCACCTGTCAGCTGGTGCAGAATCCCGGCAAAGCGGCAAAGAGTTAG